The window CCGCGTTTCCGGATCGATTGCCTTGATCCAGCACAGCCCAAAGCGTGGGCCCCGCTGACCAAGCGGATGTTGCGCGCGCTTGCACGCGGCCCCGCGCATGGCTAAGCCCCGCCGCCACGGCCGAACACAGGGATTTTGGGCGAACCCATGAACGCACTTCCGACCATTCCGGACGCAGGCAACACCGCCGCGCTTGATCAGGAACTCAAGGGCTTGATTGCCGATGTGCTCGGGCTTGATCCGGCACGGGCAGCCGCCTTCGGCCCTGAATCGGGCCTGTTCGGCCACCTTCCCGAACTGGATTCGATGGCAGTGGCGGGCCTCTTGACCGAAATGGAAGACCGGCTCGGCATCGTGATCGAAGACGATGACGTCGATGGCGAGATGCTGGAAACCTATGGCGGGCTGCTGGCCTTTGCCGCGGCCAAGCTCGCCGCCCGCTAGACTCGCCCCCGCGTGATCTCCACCTGGACCATCTCCGGCGCCGACGGCGCGACCGGCGAGGAACTGCTGGTGGCCTTCGACAAGGCGCGGAGCATGCGCGTGCTCATCTGCCCCGCATGGTTCGACGAGGCCAACAAGCTGAGGCGATTCACCATCGAGGTGATGCGGCGGCTCGACAAGGTCGGGATCGACAGCTTCCTGCCCGATCTGCCCGGCTGCAATGACAGCCTCGCGCCGCTCGCCCCCCAGACGCTGGCCAGCTGGAAGGCCGGAATGGCCAGCGCTGCATATCAGTTCCAAGCCACCCATGTGCTGACCATCCGTGCCGGTGCGCTGCTTGCCCCCGATCACCTGCCCGGCTGGCTCTATGCCCCGCAATCCGGCAACAAGACCCTGCGCGGCATGATCCGCGCCCGCACCATCGCCGCGCGCGAGGCAGGGCGCGAGGAAAAGGCCGAGGCGCTGCTGGCGCTGGGTCGCTCCGAAGGACTGGTGCTGGGCGGCTGGTCGCTTGGACCGTCGATGATCCGCTATCTCGTCGATGTCGAGCCGCGCCTCGCCGACGGCCAGAGCGAGATCGCACAGAGCGCGCTCGGTGGCCCCGGTCTGTGGCTGCGCGCCGAGCCGGACGAGGACCCGCGCCAGAGCGAAGCGCTCGCAGCGATCATCGCCGGAGACGCTGCATGAGCCGCCTGCCCCTCTCCTTCGGCTGCGGCACCCTGCGCCTTGCCGCCACGCTCGACACCGCTCCGGGCACGTGCGGCCTGCTGATCGTTAGCGGCGGCAACGAGATCCGCTCGGGCGCATTCGGCGGGCAGGCCGAGCTGGCCGCGCGCATCGCCCGCGCCGGCTTTCCGGTGTTCCGCTTCGATCGCCGCGGGATCGGCGACAGCGAGGGCGAGAACCGGGGGTTCCGCCGCTCGGCCAAGGATATCGCCGCCGCGATCGAGGCTTTCCGCGCCATGGCCCCGCAGATCGAACGTGTGGTGGCTTTCGGCAATTGCGATGCGGCCTCGGCGCTGATGCTGGCAGGCGGTACGGGCTGCGACGGGCTGGTGCTCTCCAACCCCTGGACGATCGAGCAGGACGAGAGTGCAGCCGAGCCTGACGCAACCCCGCCCCCGGCAGCGATCCGCGCGCGCTATGCCGAAAAGCTCAAGAATCCGCGCGAGATTGCCCGGCTGCTCGGCGGCGGGGTTGATCTCGGAAAACTCGCGCGTGGTCTGGTGCAATCGCTGCGCCCTGCCCCGCCGCCTTCAAGCCTTGCGCAGGAAATGCGCGAGGGGCTGGCGGGCTTCGGCGGCGATGTGCGCATCCTGATCGCCACTGCAGACCGCACCGCGCAGGTGTTCGAAGCCGCATGGGACAAGCACGATCCGCGCATCCGCCGCTGCGAAGGCGCAGGCCACGCCTATGTCGGGCCGGAACACCGGGACTGGCTGAAAGCCGAGTTACTCTCGGCCTTGCGAGCCTAACGCTCGAACAGACTCACAAGCTCTACGTGCGTAGACCAGCGGAACTGGCCGACGGCACGCAGCTTCGTCAGGCGGAAGCCCGCTTCGGTCAGCACCGCGGCATCGCGCGCCCAGCTTGACGGGTTGCAGCTGACATAAACCACCCGCGCAAGCGTGCTTGCGGCAATCTCGGCCACTTGCGCTCTGGCGCCTGCTCGCGGGGGATCGAGCAGCACGGCGTCGAAGCGGTTCAACTCGGCCGGTTGCAGAGGGCTGCGGAACAGATCGCGGTGCAGCGCCAGCACCTGTCCGCCCGCGCGTGCGCCTGCGGCTTTGCAGGCGAGGTGCGCGGCTTGTTCAGCCTCGACCGCGAGCACCTTTCTGCCTTCGCGCAAGCCAAAGGCAAAGGTGCCCAGCCCCGCAAACAGATCGGCCACGATACGCGCATCACCCAGCCACGCAGAGCTGTCTGCCAGCATCCGCGCTTCGGCATCGGCGGTCGCCTGCAGGAAAGCGCCGGGCGGCAGGCCCACCGCCACACCCGAGAGCGTCACGGTCACCGGCTCGGGCTCCCACAGCGTCTCGGGGCCATAGCCCTGATCGATTGTGAGCCGCGCCAGCCCCTGCTCGCGCGCGAAATCGAGCGCCGCCTCGGTTGGCCCGAGGCCATCGAGCGGAAAGTGCAGGAGATTGGCCTCGACGCCCTGATCCGCCAGCGTCAGATCTATCCCCACCATCCCCTTGGGGCCATGGGCCGCCACAAAGGCGCGCAAGGGGGCAATCAGGGCGGCGAGCGCGGGGTGCAGCACCGGACATTCGGACAGGTCGACAATCCGGTGCGATCCGCCCTCGCGATAGCCGAGCACTGCGCCTTTGGCGGTGCGCAGGCCATGCAGTCCTGCGCGGCGGCGCGTGTGCGGCGGCGAGAGGTGGACAGGCAGAACCTCGTCCGGCTCCAGCCCCTGTCCCTTGGCAGCGTTGACCACGCGCTCATGCACGAACTCCGCGAGCACCGCGTCATCGGCGTGCTGCAACTGGCACCCGCCACACGTGGCGAAATGGCGGCACAGCGGCGCGATATGGTGCGCGCCCGGCGTGATGACGCCATCGGCATCGAGCTTGTCGCCCGGCACAGCGCCCGCGACATGGCGACCGGACGGCGTGACCCCGTCGCCCTTGGCGGCGAGACGGATGATGGGTTCGGAAATGCTCACAGGCAGGCCGCTAGCGCCTCGGATACCCTCTCGGCAAGCAGCGAAGGCGTGAAAGCCGGGCCTGCGCGCCGCGCCGCCTCGCCATGCAGCCACAGCGCCTCTGTACCAGCGGTAAAAGGATTGCATCCGGCCGCCATCCGGCTCGCGGCAATTCCGGCGAGAACATCGCCCGACCCCGCCACAGACAGCCAGCTGGGCGCAGGCAGGCCCAGAGCAAGACGGCCATCGGGCGCAGCGACCAGAGAATCCGGTCCCTTGGCGAGCACGACCATCCCGCTGATCCGCGCGAGGGCCAGCGCGCGGTCCCTCCGCCCTTCCGCAATGACGCCAAAGCTGCGGCACAGGGTTTCGAGCTCGCCATCATGCGGGGTCGCGAGGATCGGCACTTTGCGGGCAAGCATGTCCGGCGTCAGAAGCATCAGGGCGTCGGCGTCCACCACCAACGCGCTTGCCTGCGCCAGCGCCGCGCCGAGCCGCGCGCGGGCCGCCTCGTCCCGCCCCAGTCCCGGCCCCACCAGCACCGCCGTCATGCGCGGATCGGCCAGCGCTTGCCCGAGCGGGGCCGTGTCGCTCACCACATCAGCAGGCGTTCGCGGATCGGTCTGCGGCGAAAGGAGCTTCACATAGCCCGCGCCCGCGTGCTGCGCGGCGGCAGCGGCAAGCAGGCTCGCCCCCGGCATGGCTCCAGCGACAATCCCGATGAGCCCGCGCCGGTATTTGTGGCTATCCGTCGCTGGCGCAGCAATGCGCGGACGGTCGGCCAGCTGCGCCGCGCCCTCAACCGGCGCAATGCCGATCGGCACAAGCCGCATCTGCCCCATCAGCGACCGCCCCGGCAGGCTCCAATGCGCGAATTTCCATGCCCCCAGCGCCAGCGTCAGATCAAAGGCGGGGAGGCGCTCGTTCAGCACCACGCCGCTATCGCTGGCAATGCCGGACGGCACATCGACCGCGACCTTGTAGCGGTGCCGCGCCGCCAGATCGCGCAGGAGCAGCGCGTGTTCGGCCACCAGCG is drawn from Erythrobacter sp. and contains these coding sequences:
- a CDS encoding class I SAM-dependent RNA methyltransferase gives rise to the protein MSISEPIIRLAAKGDGVTPSGRHVAGAVPGDKLDADGVITPGAHHIAPLCRHFATCGGCQLQHADDAVLAEFVHERVVNAAKGQGLEPDEVLPVHLSPPHTRRRAGLHGLRTAKGAVLGYREGGSHRIVDLSECPVLHPALAALIAPLRAFVAAHGPKGMVGIDLTLADQGVEANLLHFPLDGLGPTEAALDFAREQGLARLTIDQGYGPETLWEPEPVTVTLSGVAVGLPPGAFLQATADAEARMLADSSAWLGDARIVADLFAGLGTFAFGLREGRKVLAVEAEQAAHLACKAAGARAGGQVLALHRDLFRSPLQPAELNRFDAVLLDPPRAGARAQVAEIAASTLARVVYVSCNPSSWARDAAVLTEAGFRLTKLRAVGQFRWSTHVELVSLFER
- a CDS encoding acyl carrier protein, which produces MNALPTIPDAGNTAALDQELKGLIADVLGLDPARAAAFGPESGLFGHLPELDSMAVAGLLTEMEDRLGIVIEDDDVDGEMLETYGGLLAFAAAKLAAR
- a CDS encoding NAD(P)H-hydrate epimerase; this translates as MSAAQVLTAAQMRAAEQALFDAGASVSDLMEVAAGGAAEWIRRVAAGRSVTVLCGPGNNGGDGYVIARALREAGNAVTVIAPLDPATDAAKEAKRRWNGPVATAASAAGDVFVDCLFGSGLARPLVAEHALLLRDLAARHRYKVAVDVPSGIASDSGVVLNERLPAFDLTLALGAWKFAHWSLPGRSLMGQMRLVPIGIAPVEGAAQLADRPRIAAPATDSHKYRRGLIGIVAGAMPGASLLAAAAAQHAGAGYVKLLSPQTDPRTPADVVSDTAPLGQALADPRMTAVLVGPGLGRDEAARARLGAALAQASALVVDADALMLLTPDMLARKVPILATPHDGELETLCRSFGVIAEGRRDRALALARISGMVVLAKGPDSLVAAPDGRLALGLPAPSWLSVAGSGDVLAGIAASRMAAGCNPFTAGTEALWLHGEAARRAGPAFTPSLLAERVSEALAACL
- a CDS encoding hydrolase 1, exosortase A system-associated — its product is MSRLPLSFGCGTLRLAATLDTAPGTCGLLIVSGGNEIRSGAFGGQAELAARIARAGFPVFRFDRRGIGDSEGENRGFRRSAKDIAAAIEAFRAMAPQIERVVAFGNCDAASALMLAGGTGCDGLVLSNPWTIEQDESAAEPDATPPPAAIRARYAEKLKNPREIARLLGGGVDLGKLARGLVQSLRPAPPPSSLAQEMREGLAGFGGDVRILIATADRTAQVFEAAWDKHDPRIRRCEGAGHAYVGPEHRDWLKAELLSALRA